The Arcobacter sp. F2176 genomic interval ATTTTTATATTGACCAAGAAGCTTCTATCTTGTACTTGAAGTGATTAATCTAGTATTTTTGAAATAGCCGTACTACTTAAAGCTAGGAAATTAGCTATCTCACTTTTTGTATAGCCATATTCATATGCTTTTTTTATATTATTATTACGATTGATACTTTTATCTTCATGAAAAAAAGTGTTTAGTCGTTTATAAAGTATCTTAATTTCACCATTTTTATTTATTATCTTTGGTGCGGTATAAATAATATCTAGAATATCAGAATCCATATCAGAGCTAATATAATTTTGATACTCTAGTAAAGTCATATCAAAAATCTTAGAACCTTCTAAAAGATAAGAATACTCACATTGATATTTCCATTGAAAAAAAGATTGGTATTTGTAATGATGTATTTCCTTAACCATCTTTGCTTTTATTGGATTTTGTTCAATATATTTAGCTACATACCAAAAATGATTATCAGCATATAAATAATCAGAATGAAAACGCCCTTGCCAAAGATGACCAGTACGTTTGTATTTTTTATTAAAATATATAGCATAATGTGAATTGAGATATTTCATAGCAAGGGAAATATTATCTTCTTTTGTTTCAAGTAAGATATGATAATGGTTTGTCATAAGACAAAAGGAGTGTACAACAATATCAAACTCTTTTTTTACACTTTTCAAAAGAATTAAAAACTGTTCAAAATCATCAGAATCCAAAAAGACATTACGACGCTCAACACCACGGCAGACAACGTGATAACATCCAGCATGGCTTATACGTTCTCGTCTAGGCATCTGTATCCTTAAATAATTTTATAAATTATATTAAAATTATGATAAAGATTCAAAAAATTTCAGAAATGAAAAAAAGAGAAAG includes:
- a CDS encoding transposase, producing the protein MPRRERISHAGCYHVVCRGVERRNVFLDSDDFEQFLILLKSVKKEFDIVVHSFCLMTNHYHILLETKEDNISLAMKYLNSHYAIYFNKKYKRTGHLWQGRFHSDYLYADNHFWYVAKYIEQNPIKAKMVKEIHHYKYQSFFQWKYQCEYSYLLEGSKIFDMTLLEYQNYISSDMDSDILDIIYTAPKIINKNGEIKILYKRLNTFFHEDKSINRNNNIKKAYEYGYTKSEIANFLALSSTAISKILD